The DNA segment AGGAGGTCGAGCTCTCCTGGAAGATCCTCGACCCGATCGAGGAGTACTGGAGCACGCAGGGCCAGCCCGAGCAGTACCGCCCCGGAACCTGGGGCCCCGATTCCGCCGACGAGCTCCTCGCTCGCGACGGCCGCACCTGGAGGCGCCCGTGATCGTCGATCTGCCCGACACCACGACGAGCGAGGTCTCGAAGACCCTCGTCAAGATCCGCGAGGAGGGCGGCGCCGTCGCCCTCGGCCGCGTGCTCACCCTCATCATCGCGACCTCCCGGGGCCACGAGGAGGAGGCGATCGACGCCGCCAACGACGCCTCCCGCGAGCACCCGATGCGCGTCATCGTCGTCTCGAAGGACGACGGGCTGACGACGGTCCCCGTCGACGCCACCCCGCGCGTCGACGCGCAGATCCGCGTCGGCGGCGACGCCGGTGCGAGCGAGGTCGTCGTCCTCCGCCCGTTCGGCGACGCGGCGACGGACGAGGAGAGCCTCGTCACCGGGCTGCTGCTCCCCGACGCGCCCGTGGTCGCCTGGTGGCCGAACAGCGCGCCGGACAGCGCCTCGAAGTCGCCGATCGGCCGCATCGCGACGCGCCGGATCACCGACGCCTCCGCGCAGTCCAACCCGGCCGAGGCTCTGCACCACCTCGCCTCGACCTACGCCCCCGGCGACACCGACTTCGCCTGGACCCGCCTCACCCTGTGGCGCGCTCAGCTCGCCGCGGTGCTCGACCAGCCGCCCTACGAGCCGATCACGGCCGTCGAGGTCTCCGGTGCGCCGGACTCCCCCTCGACGATCCTGCTCGCGGCCTGGCTGCAGCTCGAGCTCGACATCCCCGTCGACCACGAGCTCACCATCAGCGCGACCGGGTCCAGCGGGATCCACGGGGTGCGCCTCTTCCGCGAGTCCGGCGTGATCGAGCTCGAGCGCTCGATCCCGAACGTCGCGACGCTGACGCAACCGGACCAGCCCGTTCACGACATCTCCCTGCCGCGGCGGAGCCTCCGCGACTGCCTGGCGGAGGAGCTGCGCAGGCTCGACCCGGATGACCTGTACGGTGAAGTGATCTCGCGCGGTGTGGACATGCTCACCGAGAAGAACGACGCTCGCAGCGCGTCCTGACACCGCCGCACTCCCCGGACGCCGCACCCTGCACGCCAGGCGCGGCGGCCGGGGAGACGGCCATCCGCCGATGGCGACCGACCCGAAGGAGACCCCGATGACCACTGACCGCCGTGTGCTCGTCCACCGAGACAAGCAGACCCTCGCAGGCTCGGTCGCCGCGCGCTTCCTGACGAAGACGATCGATATCCTCGACGACCTGGGCACGGCGAACGTGGTCCTCACCGGCGGGACGATGGGGGCGGCGACCCTCAAGGAGATCGGCGGCTCCTCCGCCGCGGGCAACGTCGACTGGACCCGCGTGCACTTCTGGTGGGGCGACGAGCGCTGGGTGCCCCGCGGCCACGAGGACCGCAACGACGTGCAGGCGGGCGATCTCTTCGAGCGCCTCGAGGTGCCGGCCGAGAACGTGCACTCCTACCCCGCGTCCGACGAGGGCCTCGACCTCGACGGCGCCGCCGCGGCCTACGACGCCGAGCTCCGTGCGCACGCGACCGAGGGCCGCGACTACCCGCGCTTCGACATCACCTTCCTCGGCGTCGGGCCCGACGGCCACATCGCCTCGCTCTTCCCCGAGCGCTCGGCCATCCGCCACCCGCAGCCGGGTGTGCTGGCGGTCCGCAACTCCCCCAAGCCGCCGCCGGAGCGCCTCACGCTCACGCTTCCGCTGATCAACCAGTCCGACCGGATCTGGATGGTCCTCGCCGGCGCCGACAAGGCGTCCGCTCTCGGGCTGGCCCTCGCCGGCGCGAGCACGAACGAGGTGCCCGCGGCGGGCGCGTTCGGCCGCAAGCGCACGGTGTTCTTCGTCGACCAGGAGGCCGCGGCCGAGGTGCCGGAGTCGCTGATCGCGCCGAGCTACTGAGCTCTCCCCC comes from the Rathayibacter festucae DSM 15932 genome and includes:
- a CDS encoding glucose-6-phosphate dehydrogenase assembly protein OpcA; translated protein: MIVDLPDTTTSEVSKTLVKIREEGGAVALGRVLTLIIATSRGHEEEAIDAANDASREHPMRVIVVSKDDGLTTVPVDATPRVDAQIRVGGDAGASEVVVLRPFGDAATDEESLVTGLLLPDAPVVAWWPNSAPDSASKSPIGRIATRRITDASAQSNPAEALHHLASTYAPGDTDFAWTRLTLWRAQLAAVLDQPPYEPITAVEVSGAPDSPSTILLAAWLQLELDIPVDHELTISATGSSGIHGVRLFRESGVIELERSIPNVATLTQPDQPVHDISLPRRSLRDCLAEELRRLDPDDLYGEVISRGVDMLTEKNDARSAS
- the pgl gene encoding 6-phosphogluconolactonase yields the protein MTTDRRVLVHRDKQTLAGSVAARFLTKTIDILDDLGTANVVLTGGTMGAATLKEIGGSSAAGNVDWTRVHFWWGDERWVPRGHEDRNDVQAGDLFERLEVPAENVHSYPASDEGLDLDGAAAAYDAELRAHATEGRDYPRFDITFLGVGPDGHIASLFPERSAIRHPQPGVLAVRNSPKPPPERLTLTLPLINQSDRIWMVLAGADKASALGLALAGASTNEVPAAGAFGRKRTVFFVDQEAAAEVPESLIAPSY